From one Magnolia sinica isolate HGM2019 chromosome 18, MsV1, whole genome shotgun sequence genomic stretch:
- the LOC131233213 gene encoding glutathione S-transferase 2-like isoform X1, translating to MARLSSAIIRYNKYRGCVHSHHARPRVLHTIGQFPPVSCHSLPLPMDPISKEISGASSTKLQLYSYWQSSCSWRVRFALNLKGLSYEYKAVDLSKGEQFSPEFERLNPICFVPVLVDGDLVVSDSFAILLYLDEKYPQNALLPVDIKRRAVNLQAASIISSSIQPLQMQSVLKYIEEKLSPEDRLLWAQHYILKGFTALEELLKDFVGKYATGDEVYMADVFLAPQINVASARFNIDMSRFPTLNRINEAYKVLPAFQASLPERQPDAKIL from the exons ATGGCCCGCCTCTCTTCAGCAATCATCCGCTACAACAAATACCGGGGGTGCGTACATTCGCATCATGCGCGACCTAGAGTCCTCCATACTATCGGGCAATTCCCGCCTGTTTCTTGCCATTCATTGCCACTTCCCATGGACCCGATTTCTAAG GAAATTTCAGGCGCTTCGTCAACGAAGCTGCAACTGTATTCGTACTGGCAAAGCTCGTGTTCGTGGCGTGTCCGATTCGCTTTGAATCTGAAAG GACTTTCTTATGAGTACAAAGCGGTAGATCTTTCAAAAGGGGAGCAGTTCAGTCCAG AGTTCGAGCGTTTAAATCCTATTTGTTTTGTTCCAGTACTAGTGGATGGGGATTTGGTGGTTTCTGACTCGTTTGCAATCTTGTTG TATCTGGATGAGAAGTACCCCCAGAATGCTCTTCTGCCTGTCGATATTAAAAGAAGAGCTGTCAATCTTCAG GCTGCAAGTATTATTAGCTCGAGCATACAACCTCTTCAGATGCAGTCAGTGCTG AAGTACATTGAGGAAAAGCTTTCTCCCGAAGACAGATTATTGTGGGCTCAACATTATATACTAAAAGGTTTTACTG CTCTTGAGGAGTTGCTGAAGGACTTTGTTGGCAAATATGCTACAGGAGACGAAGTTTACATG gctgatgtatttttagccccacAGATCAATGTTGCATCTGCAAGGTTCAATATTGATATG TCCAGGTTTCCCACTCTAAATAGGATCAATGAAGCATATAAAGTTCTTCCAGCATTCCAAGCTTCTCTACCTGAAAGGCAACCTGATGCTAAGATACTGTAA
- the LOC131233213 gene encoding glutathione S-transferase zeta class-like isoform X2: MARLSSAIIRYNKYRGCVHSHHARPRVLHTIGQFPPVSCHSLPLPMDPISKEISGASSTKLQLYSYWQSSCSWRVRFALNLKEFERLNPICFVPVLVDGDLVVSDSFAILLYLDEKYPQNALLPVDIKRRAVNLQAASIISSSIQPLQMQSVLKYIEEKLSPEDRLLWAQHYILKGFTALEELLKDFVGKYATGDEVYMADVFLAPQINVASARFNIDMSRFPTLNRINEAYKVLPAFQASLPERQPDAKIL; encoded by the exons ATGGCCCGCCTCTCTTCAGCAATCATCCGCTACAACAAATACCGGGGGTGCGTACATTCGCATCATGCGCGACCTAGAGTCCTCCATACTATCGGGCAATTCCCGCCTGTTTCTTGCCATTCATTGCCACTTCCCATGGACCCGATTTCTAAG GAAATTTCAGGCGCTTCGTCAACGAAGCTGCAACTGTATTCGTACTGGCAAAGCTCGTGTTCGTGGCGTGTCCGATTCGCTTTGAATCTGAAAG AGTTCGAGCGTTTAAATCCTATTTGTTTTGTTCCAGTACTAGTGGATGGGGATTTGGTGGTTTCTGACTCGTTTGCAATCTTGTTG TATCTGGATGAGAAGTACCCCCAGAATGCTCTTCTGCCTGTCGATATTAAAAGAAGAGCTGTCAATCTTCAG GCTGCAAGTATTATTAGCTCGAGCATACAACCTCTTCAGATGCAGTCAGTGCTG AAGTACATTGAGGAAAAGCTTTCTCCCGAAGACAGATTATTGTGGGCTCAACATTATATACTAAAAGGTTTTACTG CTCTTGAGGAGTTGCTGAAGGACTTTGTTGGCAAATATGCTACAGGAGACGAAGTTTACATG gctgatgtatttttagccccacAGATCAATGTTGCATCTGCAAGGTTCAATATTGATATG TCCAGGTTTCCCACTCTAAATAGGATCAATGAAGCATATAAAGTTCTTCCAGCATTCCAAGCTTCTCTACCTGAAAGGCAACCTGATGCTAAGATACTGTAA